One window of Psychrobacillus sp. FSL H8-0483 genomic DNA carries:
- a CDS encoding DUF4097 family beta strand repeat-containing protein — protein MTEQQFISELETALTRMTADERNDILQDIREYFSIGREDGKSDGDIAASLGSPKEIAQELLENYVPEKIQTNNKVINIPNPNFSNVLMNIDYGSLNVFPSETDDTIIELIGENEKLELTAEVMNDTLSIQLKTNKFKLFSFLFLFKEMKVNVALPKKLYTTIIMKTDNGRIRAEKILGKNIKVTSDNGSIGLKEFATTILEVETDNGRIEIDKVQVDKLSAETDNGRINLRHIDAEQIRTETDNGQIMMEYVNGDIIGKTDNGRISLLTASLDRTIRLDTDNGSILVETENEPTDVSIHAKVDHGRISVFGEKNSRTVFGSGSNTVHLSSDNGKITVAKKSAPEVL, from the coding sequence ATGACTGAACAACAATTTATAAGTGAATTAGAAACTGCGTTAACCCGAATGACAGCTGACGAGAGAAACGATATCCTTCAAGATATACGAGAATATTTTTCTATTGGTCGTGAAGATGGTAAATCGGATGGTGACATAGCTGCTTCTCTTGGTTCTCCAAAGGAAATTGCGCAAGAACTACTAGAAAATTATGTTCCGGAGAAAATCCAAACAAATAATAAAGTAATTAATATTCCTAACCCTAACTTTTCTAACGTGTTAATGAATATCGATTACGGTTCTCTGAACGTTTTCCCTTCTGAGACAGATGACACAATTATTGAGTTAATAGGAGAAAATGAAAAATTAGAGCTAACTGCTGAAGTCATGAATGATACATTATCCATCCAATTAAAAACGAATAAATTCAAGTTATTTAGCTTCTTATTCTTGTTTAAAGAAATGAAAGTAAATGTAGCACTTCCTAAAAAACTGTATACAACAATTATTATGAAAACAGATAATGGACGCATTCGTGCAGAAAAAATACTTGGTAAGAACATCAAAGTAACATCTGATAACGGGAGCATTGGCTTAAAAGAATTTGCCACTACTATTTTAGAGGTAGAGACCGATAACGGGCGTATTGAAATTGATAAAGTTCAAGTTGATAAACTTTCCGCTGAAACGGATAATGGACGAATCAATCTTCGACATATAGATGCTGAGCAAATTCGTACCGAAACAGATAACGGACAAATCATGATGGAATACGTGAACGGGGATATCATTGGGAAAACCGATAACGGTAGAATTTCACTTCTAACAGCCAGTCTGGATCGCACTATTCGATTAGATACGGATAACGGAAGTATTCTGGTGGAAACAGAAAATGAACCGACAGATGTATCCATTCATGCCAAGGTTGATCACGGTAGGATTAGTGTATTTGGTGAAAAAAATTCCCGTACAGTATTTGGAAGTGGTTCAAACACTGTACACCTCTCTTCCGATAACGGAAAAATAACGGTAGCGAAGAAAAGTGCTCCTGAGGTTCTTTAA
- a CDS encoding methylated-DNA--[protein]-cysteine S-methyltransferase: MNKIYWTLFIHHEWQLYMATTENGLCYVGSQGKPYEEMEAWLAKHFPKYELVEEEKALSPYKNEIKEYLNGTLREFTVPVELKGTAFQLAIWDTLSKIPYGEKKSYSEIANIIQNPAAVRAVGAAIGANPVLITIPCHRVVAKNGALTGYRGGLEMKERLLTLENGDL, from the coding sequence ATGAATAAAATATACTGGACGCTTTTCATTCATCATGAATGGCAATTATATATGGCAACAACGGAAAATGGGCTATGTTATGTTGGTTCGCAAGGTAAACCATATGAAGAAATGGAAGCTTGGTTAGCAAAGCATTTTCCAAAATATGAGTTAGTGGAAGAGGAAAAAGCTTTATCTCCATACAAAAATGAAATAAAAGAATATCTAAACGGAACACTTCGAGAATTCACAGTGCCAGTGGAGTTGAAAGGAACAGCATTCCAATTAGCCATTTGGGATACACTGTCCAAAATTCCTTATGGAGAGAAGAAATCATACTCGGAAATTGCAAATATAATTCAAAATCCCGCTGCCGTTAGAGCGGTAGGAGCAGCAATTGGGGCAAACCCAGTATTAATAACCATTCCCTGTCACCGAGTAGTCGCGAAAAATGGCGCATTAACAGGCTACCGTGGCGGATTAGAAATGAAAGAAAGGCTATTAACATTAGAAAATGGAGATTTGTAA
- a CDS encoding GNAT family N-acetyltransferase, with translation MKTKRIKEAYPMDLLLLADPSRKLIEQYIQRGECYIAEKNSETIGVYVLLPTRPKTVELVNIAVAEQYQGKGIGKALVLDAIEKAKQQGYKLIEVGTGNSSIGQLALYQKCGFRITGVDKDFFTIHYEEEIVENGIICVDMIRLARQL, from the coding sequence ATGAAAACGAAAAGAATAAAGGAAGCATATCCGATGGATCTATTATTACTCGCGGATCCTTCCCGCAAGCTTATCGAGCAATATATACAAAGAGGAGAATGCTACATAGCCGAAAAAAATAGTGAAACAATCGGAGTATATGTATTGCTCCCGACTAGACCTAAAACAGTAGAACTTGTGAATATTGCAGTAGCAGAACAGTACCAAGGGAAGGGAATTGGCAAAGCGCTTGTACTGGATGCAATAGAGAAGGCAAAACAACAAGGCTATAAACTGATCGAAGTAGGAACAGGCAATTCAAGTATCGGACAGTTGGCTCTCTATCAAAAATGCGGTTTTCGTATTACCGGTGTGGATAAAGACTTTTTCACGATTCATTATGAGGAAGAGATTGTGGAGAATGGAATCATCTGTGTTGATATGATTCGACTAGCTCGGCAACTATAA
- a CDS encoding PadR family transcriptional regulator, which yields MNIQFKKGVLNLCVLVLLDKQDRYGYELVQKISNQISISEGSVYPLLRRLTKEGYFTTYLQESTEGPPRKYYKLTELGRTYLHEQLNEWKSFTNGVNNLIEEGVKHD from the coding sequence ATGAATATCCAATTTAAAAAAGGTGTGTTGAATCTTTGCGTGTTGGTTTTATTGGATAAGCAAGATCGATATGGCTATGAGCTTGTACAAAAAATATCAAACCAAATCTCGATTTCGGAAGGGTCTGTCTATCCATTATTACGTCGCTTAACGAAGGAAGGATACTTTACGACCTATTTACAGGAGTCAACGGAAGGTCCACCTCGGAAATATTACAAGCTGACGGAACTAGGCAGAACTTATTTACATGAACAGTTAAATGAATGGAAAAGCTTCACCAATGGCGTGAATAATCTAATCGAAGAGGGTGTAAAACATGACTGA
- a CDS encoding MGMT family protein: protein MNPFTERVIQIIKAIPQGKVMTYGQIAKEAGSPRGARQVVRILHTMSAKHKLPWHRVINIKGEIAIPDEETAYSQRAMLEAEGVCFRSNGLVDLKKSRYVPEINDVDLI, encoded by the coding sequence ATGAACCCTTTTACGGAAAGAGTTATTCAAATTATAAAAGCGATACCGCAAGGAAAAGTCATGACATATGGGCAAATTGCAAAAGAAGCCGGAAGTCCACGTGGGGCAAGACAGGTCGTACGTATACTTCACACAATGAGTGCAAAACACAAATTACCGTGGCATCGAGTGATCAATATCAAAGGAGAAATAGCTATTCCGGATGAAGAAACTGCCTATTCTCAAAGAGCAATGCTAGAAGCTGAAGGCGTTTGTTTTCGTTCCAATGGTCTCGTGGATCTAAAAAAATCAAGATACGTACCCGAAATTAATGATGTAGATTTAATTTAA
- a CDS encoding stalk domain-containing protein, with amino-acid sequence MKKISILVMVLLVALMGDYSSVSAQSGDEKMDSTNYVQFSGVITDVKTNDDKVILTVETKEKEPVITLFTLTNDTLLFNSGTAKTVKKETFQKGQEIDAYFDKLKPMILIYPAQITPELVIVHDQQQLGFVKVGKFDKNFVSLDNELKLNIAKETALVNEKGEKIGQEDLSGKELVVFYTITTRSIPPQTTPSKIVALNYLSNEMKEVQTIIENDHFMQNGVKMIPLRKVAEELGYKVQSNSKHNGALVTIGNSSFSITRGEKTYSYNKSLRQFVEKPVLKNNKTYVSEDFLDLLIQP; translated from the coding sequence ATGAAGAAAATAAGTATATTAGTAATGGTATTATTAGTAGCATTGATGGGTGATTACTCATCAGTAAGCGCACAAAGTGGGGATGAAAAAATGGATAGTACGAATTATGTCCAATTTTCAGGAGTCATCACTGATGTGAAAACAAATGACGACAAAGTTATTTTAACAGTGGAAACGAAGGAAAAGGAACCAGTCATCACCCTATTTACCTTAACAAACGATACACTTTTGTTTAATAGTGGTACGGCAAAAACTGTGAAAAAAGAAACGTTCCAAAAAGGGCAAGAAATTGATGCGTATTTCGATAAACTTAAACCGATGATTCTCATTTATCCAGCACAAATTACCCCGGAATTAGTAATTGTTCACGATCAACAACAACTAGGTTTTGTAAAAGTAGGAAAGTTCGATAAAAACTTTGTTAGTTTAGATAATGAATTGAAGCTAAATATTGCAAAAGAAACTGCTTTAGTAAATGAAAAAGGCGAAAAAATTGGACAAGAAGACTTAAGTGGCAAGGAACTCGTTGTATTTTATACAATTACAACAAGGAGTATTCCACCCCAAACAACACCGAGTAAAATTGTAGCGCTCAACTATCTTTCAAACGAAATGAAAGAAGTTCAAACGATAATTGAAAATGATCATTTTATGCAAAATGGAGTGAAAATGATTCCACTGCGTAAAGTAGCAGAAGAACTTGGCTATAAAGTACAATCTAATTCAAAACATAATGGAGCATTAGTAACGATAGGGAATAGCTCTTTTTCTATTACACGTGGTGAAAAAACGTATAGTTACAATAAGAGCTTGCGACAATTCGTAGAAAAACCGGTATTAAAGAACAATAAAACATATGTATCTGAAGACTTTTTAGACTTATTGATTCAACCATAA
- the dnaN gene encoding DNA polymerase III subunit beta: protein MKFEIMRHRLLDALNDVMKAVSSKATIPILTGIKLEVTEAGLRITGSDSDITIQTFIKAVEDGDQVIRVMEEGAIVLQARMFNEIVRKLPTSDVEIEVTEKYHTHIRSGKSEFHLIGLEPSEYPLLPDIQDDRHFEIPAELLKSIIRETVFAVSPSENRPVLTGVHWQAKNGELVCVATDSHRLARRKVTLKQLPEKEYSVVIPGKSLNELSKIIGDSSEPVQIVMTDQQVLFKTEDVLFYSRLLEGNYPDTSRLIPTEYKTFVTMNGKALFQAIDRASLLAREERNNIVRFSSLEENIVEISSSSPEIGEVEEEIQTTSIEGEQLKISFSAKYMMDALKAFDGQDVTIQFTGAMRPFILNSVKDDEVLQLIVPVRTY, encoded by the coding sequence ATGAAATTTGAAATTATGCGTCATCGACTATTAGATGCATTAAACGATGTAATGAAAGCCGTAAGTTCCAAAGCAACTATACCTATTTTGACTGGGATAAAACTAGAAGTGACGGAAGCTGGATTACGCATAACAGGTAGTGATTCAGATATAACTATTCAAACGTTTATCAAAGCAGTAGAAGATGGCGACCAAGTGATTCGTGTTATGGAAGAAGGGGCGATTGTTTTACAAGCTCGTATGTTTAATGAAATAGTTCGGAAGCTTCCTACCAGTGATGTGGAAATTGAAGTGACGGAAAAATATCATACACATATTCGTTCTGGTAAATCAGAGTTTCATTTAATAGGATTAGAGCCTTCTGAATATCCTTTGCTTCCAGACATTCAGGATGACCGCCATTTTGAAATTCCAGCGGAATTATTAAAATCTATTATTCGTGAAACCGTATTCGCCGTTTCACCTTCTGAAAATCGTCCTGTACTAACTGGTGTTCACTGGCAAGCAAAAAATGGGGAGCTTGTTTGTGTAGCCACAGATAGTCACCGTCTTGCTCGTCGCAAAGTGACTTTAAAACAATTACCGGAAAAAGAGTATAGTGTAGTTATTCCTGGAAAGAGTTTAAACGAGTTAAGTAAAATTATTGGGGACTCATCAGAACCTGTTCAAATTGTGATGACGGACCAACAGGTGTTATTTAAAACAGAAGATGTATTGTTCTATTCTCGATTATTGGAAGGAAATTATCCAGATACATCTCGCCTAATTCCTACTGAATATAAAACATTTGTCACGATGAACGGAAAAGCATTATTTCAAGCAATAGATCGAGCATCTTTATTAGCACGTGAAGAACGTAATAATATCGTTCGCTTCTCTTCATTAGAAGAAAATATTGTAGAAATATCATCGAGCTCTCCTGAAATTGGGGAAGTAGAAGAAGAAATTCAAACAACCTCTATCGAGGGAGAGCAGCTAAAGATTTCCTTTAGTGCGAAATATATGATGGATGCCCTAAAGGCGTTTGATGGACAAGATGTTACCATACAATTTACTGGAGCCATGCGTCCGTTCATTTTGAATTCTGTAAAAGATGATGAAGTTTTACAATTAATTGTACCGGTTCGAACGTACTAG
- a CDS encoding DNA-3-methyladenine glycosylase encodes MLWEEQGKQIMIKTPSNFSFKHNLEYLSRSTNECLFHIYENKVRKAIPVGEFTTLVEISERDNLVLIVEFLGNTRPAYKSAREQVVTYVMDWFDLKTDLKPFYELAKKDSVLQQAVKNFNGLRIMGIPDLFEAIAWGVLGQQINLTYAYTLKRRLVETFGRSIELEGHQYWLFPTPNDIAKLTVEDLADLKMTVKKCEYLIDVAKLIQLGFLTKEMLLETNDVKEAEKMLTKIRGIGPWTANYVLMRCLRYPSAFPIDDVGLHNAIKHVTGSEQKPLKEEILQLAQPWNGWEAYATFYLWRFLY; translated from the coding sequence ATGTTATGGGAAGAACAAGGAAAACAAATTATGATAAAAACACCATCCAATTTTAGTTTTAAACACAACCTTGAATATTTGTCTCGGTCTACAAATGAATGCTTATTCCATATCTACGAAAATAAAGTAAGAAAAGCGATACCGGTGGGTGAATTTACGACACTTGTTGAAATTAGCGAAAGAGATAACCTTGTATTAATTGTAGAGTTTTTAGGCAATACAAGACCTGCATATAAATCTGCTCGTGAACAAGTGGTTACTTACGTGATGGATTGGTTTGATCTAAAAACTGACCTAAAGCCATTTTATGAACTAGCTAAAAAGGATTCGGTGCTTCAACAAGCTGTAAAAAATTTTAACGGGCTACGGATTATGGGGATTCCGGATTTATTCGAAGCGATAGCTTGGGGTGTACTGGGCCAACAAATCAATCTCACATATGCTTACACCTTAAAGAGACGTTTGGTCGAAACATTTGGGCGATCCATTGAATTGGAAGGACATCAATATTGGTTATTCCCAACTCCTAATGACATTGCGAAACTCACTGTAGAAGATCTTGCAGATTTAAAGATGACCGTGAAAAAATGTGAGTACTTAATAGATGTTGCGAAATTAATACAACTGGGTTTCCTTACAAAAGAAATGCTCCTAGAAACAAATGATGTAAAAGAAGCAGAGAAAATGCTCACGAAGATTCGTGGTATTGGTCCTTGGACGGCTAACTATGTGCTAATGCGTTGCTTAAGATATCCTTCCGCATTTCCGATAGATGATGTCGGCCTACATAATGCGATTAAGCATGTGACCGGATCTGAGCAAAAGCCTTTGAAAGAAGAAATATTGCAACTCGCTCAACCATGGAATGGCTGGGAAGCGTACGCGACTTTCTATTTGTGGAGGTTTTTGTATTAA
- the aroD gene encoding type I 3-dehydroquinate dehydratase produces the protein MKIVSIRDFHIGEGVPKIIVPLMGKNKDQLLTEIKTIQQVSPDIVEWRADVLVDIENIEAVKETLSAIRKALFPTPLLFTFRSHREGGNKEIKDAYYKQLLEEVILTKEIDLIDVELFSPHVSEIVEIAKAKDVFVIMSNHDFEKTPMKEEIIRRLQRMQELGAHIPKIAVMPKNPMDVLTLLDATYTMYSLHADRPIITMSMASTGVISRLAGETFGSAATFGAGIEASAPGQIPAAELRRILETLQTN, from the coding sequence ATGAAAATTGTTTCTATTCGTGATTTTCACATAGGAGAAGGTGTACCGAAAATTATAGTTCCGCTTATGGGGAAAAATAAGGATCAACTACTTACGGAAATTAAAACAATTCAACAGGTAAGTCCTGATATTGTCGAGTGGCGCGCAGATGTGCTAGTAGATATTGAAAATATAGAGGCAGTTAAAGAAACACTTTCCGCTATTCGAAAAGCACTTTTTCCTACGCCTCTTTTATTCACATTTAGAAGTCATCGTGAAGGTGGAAATAAAGAAATCAAAGATGCTTATTATAAGCAGCTTTTAGAGGAAGTCATACTTACAAAGGAAATTGACTTAATTGACGTGGAGTTATTTTCACCGCATGTAAGCGAAATTGTAGAGATTGCAAAAGCCAAAGATGTATTTGTCATCATGTCTAATCATGATTTTGAAAAAACACCCATGAAAGAAGAAATTATCCGGAGACTGCAAAGAATGCAGGAGCTTGGTGCACATATACCGAAAATCGCTGTGATGCCTAAAAATCCCATGGATGTACTCACATTACTTGATGCTACTTACACTATGTATTCCCTGCATGCAGACCGACCGATTATTACAATGTCGATGGCATCCACTGGTGTTATCAGTCGGCTAGCTGGAGAGACTTTTGGTTCTGCCGCAACATTTGGCGCGGGAATCGAAGCTTCTGCTCCTGGACAAATACCAGCTGCAGAGCTCAGAAGAATATTAGAAACATTACAGACAAACTAA
- a CDS encoding NUDIX hydrolase: protein MFKWQGAAGICINENKEILMVLQAAPGEEEKWTVPSGTLEEGETFEECCVREFWEETGFTVRTIEKVHGKSGTISEHGISYNVEYFLVEIVSGEITIQDPDEFIHEISWKSLEEIEELPLAYPEDTHILEQTLKN, encoded by the coding sequence ATGTTCAAATGGCAAGGCGCAGCAGGTATTTGTATAAATGAAAATAAGGAAATATTAATGGTCCTTCAAGCAGCTCCAGGAGAAGAAGAGAAATGGACCGTTCCATCAGGTACATTAGAAGAAGGAGAAACATTCGAAGAATGTTGTGTAAGAGAATTTTGGGAAGAAACTGGCTTTACAGTTCGTACTATTGAAAAAGTACATGGTAAAAGTGGCACTATTAGTGAACATGGAATTTCTTATAATGTGGAATACTTTTTAGTAGAAATAGTAAGTGGGGAAATAACTATTCAAGACCCAGATGAATTTATTCATGAAATATCTTGGAAGTCGTTAGAAGAAATTGAAGAGCTTCCTTTGGCTTATCCAGAAGATACCCACATACTCGAACAAACGTTAAAAAATTAG
- a CDS encoding ABC transporter permease, giving the protein MSKFWLLVKQLYIQKVKAKSFILSIFLYIAVISGVMFWSDIKAAFFEDEALQIALINETDADIEALFESNNDLEFTFPSAEIAEVEQQVVEGDYAAAIFIKDQDNSLAAEIATFEPLTFNNQQSLSSTLQYAGKLYEVQQLNLTAEQADKILQSETVISMKNLNEQSTTGKSENEKAAGMGASFLVGFLIYSFVMTFLSMITTDVASEKGSRVLEVLLASVKPATHFMAKLTGTFLLAITQIGALLLIQGLLFLFIDGGSKWDIVIEISQELSFVYIGYAVSFLLITILLYLILGALLGSLVSKVEESSQAMMPAMLVGILGFYVLIAGMSSPDTMLIKVFSYIPFTSGMVMPLRIGATDISSFEPMLSMLILVGTVIVLFLISLSFYKRSVLTYSSGGIIQKIKTVLKVTT; this is encoded by the coding sequence ATGTCTAAATTCTGGCTTCTAGTCAAACAGCTATATATTCAAAAAGTAAAAGCAAAATCATTTATCCTTTCCATCTTCCTGTATATCGCTGTAATTAGCGGAGTTATGTTTTGGTCAGATATAAAAGCAGCATTTTTTGAAGATGAAGCACTTCAAATTGCCTTGATTAACGAAACAGATGCTGATATTGAAGCATTGTTTGAATCGAACAATGACCTAGAGTTTACATTTCCATCTGCAGAAATAGCAGAAGTAGAGCAACAAGTAGTGGAAGGTGATTACGCCGCAGCTATTTTCATCAAAGACCAAGACAACTCTCTAGCTGCAGAAATCGCTACCTTCGAACCACTGACATTTAACAATCAACAGAGCTTGTCTTCTACACTTCAATATGCGGGTAAATTGTATGAAGTACAGCAACTGAATCTTACTGCAGAGCAAGCTGATAAAATTCTTCAATCCGAAACAGTTATTTCAATGAAAAACCTAAACGAGCAATCTACAACTGGAAAAAGTGAAAATGAAAAAGCAGCTGGAATGGGCGCTTCTTTCTTAGTTGGATTTTTAATTTACTCATTTGTCATGACATTTTTATCCATGATTACAACAGATGTAGCGTCTGAAAAAGGGTCGCGAGTATTAGAAGTATTACTTGCAAGTGTAAAACCAGCTACGCATTTCATGGCCAAATTAACTGGGACCTTCTTGCTTGCCATTACACAAATTGGGGCGTTACTTCTGATTCAAGGATTATTATTTTTGTTCATTGACGGCGGTTCCAAATGGGATATTGTGATAGAAATTAGTCAAGAGCTATCCTTTGTATACATTGGTTATGCTGTTTCGTTTTTACTGATAACCATTCTCCTTTATTTAATTTTAGGTGCACTACTAGGTTCTCTTGTTTCCAAAGTAGAGGAATCTAGCCAAGCAATGATGCCCGCTATGTTAGTAGGGATTCTAGGGTTCTACGTGTTAATTGCAGGAATGTCTAGTCCTGATACGATGCTTATCAAAGTATTCTCATACATTCCCTTTACATCTGGAATGGTAATGCCCCTTCGTATCGGAGCAACCGATATCTCGTCGTTTGAACCAATGTTATCCATGCTCATTTTAGTTGGTACCGTAATAGTATTGTTCTTGATCAGTCTATCCTTCTACAAACGCAGCGTTCTAACGTATAGTTCGGGAGGCATTATACAAAAAATCAAAACTGTTTTAAAGGTAACAACTTAA
- a CDS encoding GNAT family N-acetyltransferase, with translation MIFQRYENADEFEKKAMPFLVQHEDKFSLFLGVLQGIKEGKYENPFMATIEENGELLALFQMTPPHPLNIIFVNENQKDACIHLGIDEFINQSLLIESIISVKEWAYQFAEKWKEKTGQSFSISMDQGLYRLDQVDESLEMSPGTWRYATVEDALLIEEWYSLFEKDTGLPKTDPLEIKKRVKIMLDAKEAFLWENEGKIVSMMKKARPSAHGVTVSLVFTPKEERKKGYARTMVAAGSKELLKEFQFCVLYTDMLNPTSNKIYQEIGYKKVVDSVHLKFD, from the coding sequence ATGATATTTCAACGATATGAAAATGCAGATGAATTTGAGAAAAAAGCAATGCCTTTTTTAGTTCAACATGAGGACAAGTTCAGTTTGTTCTTAGGAGTACTTCAAGGGATAAAAGAGGGGAAATATGAAAATCCATTTATGGCGACAATCGAAGAAAATGGTGAGTTACTTGCACTTTTTCAAATGACGCCACCACATCCTCTCAATATCATTTTTGTAAATGAAAATCAAAAAGATGCATGTATTCATTTGGGCATCGACGAGTTTATCAATCAATCTCTACTTATAGAATCTATTATTAGTGTAAAAGAATGGGCGTATCAATTTGCTGAAAAATGGAAGGAGAAAACAGGTCAAAGCTTCTCTATTTCGATGGACCAAGGATTATACCGACTAGACCAAGTGGACGAGTCGCTAGAAATGAGCCCTGGTACATGGCGATACGCAACTGTGGAAGACGCACTACTTATTGAAGAATGGTATAGCCTATTTGAAAAAGATACTGGGCTTCCTAAAACAGATCCATTGGAAATAAAGAAGAGAGTGAAAATAATGCTAGATGCAAAGGAAGCCTTCTTATGGGAGAACGAAGGCAAAATCGTATCTATGATGAAGAAAGCAAGGCCTTCAGCGCATGGAGTTACCGTTTCACTTGTATTCACTCCAAAAGAGGAACGGAAAAAAGGATACGCGCGCACAATGGTAGCAGCTGGAAGTAAAGAGCTCTTAAAAGAATTTCAATTTTGTGTACTTTACACAGATATGCTCAATCCAACATCCAATAAAATCTATCAGGAAATTGGCTATAAAAAAGTGGTAGATTCAGTTCATTTAAAATTTGATTAA
- a CDS encoding bifunctional transcriptional activator/DNA repair enzyme AdaA: MNNEKISDEQWQAIIDNNSAYDDVFYYAVKSTGIFCRPSCKSRPPKKENVRIYQEAKGAIEDGFRSCKRCKPSGLCLPDEEWVTQITEYMDRHYDEQLTLEHLADICHGSPYHLQKTFKRVLGISPVEYLQQIRIAKAKELLTTTNKPLVEIGSTIGMHNIPYFITLFKKITGNTPNQYRKKENPTNE; this comes from the coding sequence ATGAACAACGAGAAAATATCAGATGAGCAGTGGCAAGCAATTATTGATAATAACTCAGCTTACGACGATGTGTTTTATTATGCTGTCAAATCGACGGGCATATTTTGTCGACCTTCTTGTAAATCACGACCACCAAAGAAAGAAAATGTCCGAATTTATCAAGAAGCAAAAGGGGCAATAGAAGATGGCTTTCGTTCGTGCAAACGTTGTAAACCAAGTGGATTATGCTTGCCAGACGAGGAGTGGGTCACACAAATTACGGAGTACATGGATAGGCATTATGATGAGCAATTAACGCTAGAACATCTGGCGGATATATGTCATGGAAGCCCGTACCATTTGCAGAAAACGTTTAAAAGAGTGTTGGGAATTTCACCTGTAGAATATTTGCAACAAATTAGAATAGCGAAAGCAAAAGAATTGCTCACAACTACAAACAAACCACTTGTGGAAATAGGTTCTACAATTGGAATGCACAATATCCCATATTTCATTACACTATTTAAAAAGATAACAGGGAATACCCCAAACCAATATAGAAAAAAGGAGAATCCAACAAATGAATAA
- a CDS encoding ABC transporter ATP-binding protein, producing the protein MTLSINQVTKRYQDFVAVDNLSFTIEKGEIFGLIGQNGAGKTTTFRMILDLQETTEGTIMWNGKHINSINRDVLGYLPEERGIFPSMTVEDQLYFFGELRGKLRKDLRKEVNYWIERFELEDKRKAKAETLSKGNQQKVQLIASFIHQPEFLILDEPFSGLDPVNKDLLKTAILELKEKGTTILFSSHQMDNVEELCDHLCLLKRGVSLFSGSLLDLKKQYGKTKLTIRTDVPMEVLEKLDGVQNIHIGKDQYTLTLTNESNAQSIFDFVSNGKYIEKFSLDYLTLDEIFKDKVGGTHV; encoded by the coding sequence ATGACGTTATCTATCAATCAAGTAACTAAAAGATATCAAGACTTTGTGGCCGTCGATAATCTATCTTTCACCATTGAAAAAGGTGAAATCTTTGGATTGATCGGACAAAACGGTGCCGGCAAAACAACTACGTTTCGTATGATTTTAGATCTTCAGGAAACGACTGAGGGTACAATTATGTGGAATGGGAAACATATTAATTCCATTAACCGAGATGTTCTCGGATATTTACCAGAGGAACGAGGCATATTTCCTTCCATGACAGTGGAAGATCAATTGTATTTCTTCGGTGAACTAAGAGGGAAACTACGTAAGGATTTACGAAAAGAAGTAAATTACTGGATTGAACGTTTTGAATTAGAAGATAAGCGAAAAGCAAAAGCAGAAACATTGTCAAAAGGAAATCAACAAAAAGTACAGCTTATCGCGAGCTTTATCCACCAACCGGAGTTTCTCATATTAGATGAGCCATTTAGTGGACTGGATCCTGTCAATAAGGATTTATTAAAAACTGCGATTTTAGAGTTAAAGGAAAAAGGTACGACCATTTTATTTTCAAGTCATCAAATGGATAATGTTGAGGAGCTTTGTGACCATCTTTGTTTATTGAAGCGAGGAGTCTCTTTATTTTCCGGTAGTTTATTAGATTTGAAAAAACAATATGGGAAAACGAAATTGACCATTCGAACAGATGTCCCAATGGAAGTTCTTGAAAAATTAGATGGTGTGCAGAATATACACATTGGGAAAGATCAATATACCCTTACTTTAACGAATGAATCAAACGCACAGTCTATTTTTGACTTTGTTTCTAACGGGAAATATATCGAGAAGTTCAGCTTAGATTATTTGACATTAGATGAAATATTCAAAGATAAGGTCGGTGGTACACATGTCTAA